A window from Vulcanimicrobium alpinum encodes these proteins:
- the ftsY gene encoding signal recognition particle-docking protein FtsY encodes MSWFGKLKTALQRTREAFGGELETMALARRPVDDELWDDLEEILLAADFGVPTTVKIVDALKVVAKQDRYETSDQVVSRFRRDVQNFLTLPGMTLNVQAKPAVILVVGVNGSGKTTTIGKLATVLRAQRKKVMVVAADTFRAAAAEQLAVWAQRAGAEYVRGAEGSDPSSVVFDGMTAAKARGIDVVLVDTAGRLQTKTNLMEELKKMRRVIEREMGAPPSETLLVVDGTTGQNALSQAKLFNEATQLTGVIVTKLDSTAKGGVLVGIVDQLTVPVKYIGLGEGQDALAPFDPAQFTRALFEVGAAA; translated from the coding sequence GTGAGTTGGTTCGGAAAATTGAAAACCGCGCTGCAGCGGACGCGCGAGGCCTTCGGCGGCGAGCTCGAGACGATGGCGCTCGCGCGCCGTCCGGTCGACGACGAGCTGTGGGACGACCTGGAAGAGATCTTGCTGGCCGCCGATTTCGGCGTGCCGACGACGGTGAAGATCGTCGACGCGCTCAAGGTCGTCGCGAAACAGGATCGCTACGAGACGAGCGACCAAGTCGTATCGCGCTTCCGCCGCGACGTGCAGAACTTTCTCACGCTGCCCGGGATGACGCTCAACGTGCAGGCGAAGCCGGCGGTGATCCTCGTCGTCGGCGTCAACGGGAGCGGGAAGACGACCACGATCGGCAAGCTCGCGACGGTGCTGCGCGCGCAGCGCAAGAAGGTGATGGTCGTCGCCGCCGACACGTTCCGCGCCGCGGCGGCCGAGCAGCTCGCGGTGTGGGCACAGCGCGCCGGCGCCGAGTACGTGCGCGGCGCCGAAGGCTCCGATCCGTCGTCGGTCGTGTTCGACGGGATGACCGCGGCGAAGGCGCGAGGGATCGACGTCGTGCTCGTCGATACCGCGGGCCGTCTGCAGACCAAGACGAACCTGATGGAAGAGCTGAAGAAGATGCGTCGCGTCATCGAACGCGAGATGGGTGCGCCGCCGTCCGAGACGCTGCTCGTCGTCGACGGGACCACCGGACAGAACGCGCTCTCGCAGGCCAAGCTCTTCAACGAAGCGACGCAGCTGACGGGCGTGATCGTCACGAAACTCGATTCGACCGCGAAGGGCGGCGTGCTGGTCGGGATCGTCGATCAGCTCACCGTTCCGGTGAAGTACATCGGGCTGGGCGAAGGACAGGACGCGCTTGCGCCGTTCGATCCGGCGCAGTTCACGCGAGCGCTCTTCGAAGTGGGCGCCGCCGCGTAA
- a CDS encoding regulatory protein RecX gives MPSARVTALRFLAQRRLTAAQLAAKLQRKGFPDDEVEAALALCRRDGFVDDGLFALLYVEGKRAAVGDARLVAELVSRGIDRDAAREKVGAAAISEAERIDAAYDRIRRANPSVSYQSAARKLERLGFPASLIYRVLRERAGAEYADVLGDLA, from the coding sequence ATGCCCTCGGCACGCGTGACGGCGCTGCGCTTCTTGGCGCAGCGCCGCCTCACCGCGGCCCAGCTCGCGGCGAAGCTCCAACGCAAGGGATTCCCCGACGACGAGGTCGAGGCGGCGCTTGCGTTGTGCCGGCGCGACGGCTTCGTCGATGACGGGCTCTTCGCGCTGCTCTACGTCGAGGGGAAGCGCGCCGCGGTCGGCGATGCGCGGCTCGTTGCCGAGCTGGTCAGCCGTGGCATCGACCGCGACGCGGCGCGCGAGAAAGTCGGCGCGGCCGCGATTTCCGAGGCGGAGCGCATCGACGCCGCCTACGACCGGATCCGCCGCGCCAACCCGTCGGTCTCGTATCAATCGGCGGCGCGCAAGCTCGAACGGCTCGGATTTCCGGCCTCGCTGATCTATCGCGTGCTGCGTGAACGCGCGGGCGCCGAGTACGCCGACGTCCTCGGCGATCTCGCGTAA
- a CDS encoding S10 family peptidase, with protein MRPLLLSLALSALVAPSAALAQSSPSPAPFRPVPGARDAVTHHAIVLGGKRIAYTARAGTLLLRDAENEPTASVFYVAYTADRADAKRRPVTFLWNGGPGSSSIWLHMGSFGPVRVPVPKDGSLPGPRPRLVDNASSLLDTSDLVFVDAVGTGWSTIVARGKTADYYGIDEDAKAFAQFIERWATKNARWESPKFLLGESYGTTRAANVVNRLQDDGMAVNGVVLLSSALDYNFLPIGQGPGNDYVYAGYLPTEAAVAWYHHRAVGASPDLARFVAQARAFAAGPYLHALAQGDLLDDASRTAIVRQLHAFTGLSEAYVRAADLRIDPNKFRQELLRDEGRTIGRYDGRYSGTSTDTNAAYSDYDPSDTMTSAAYVAAFNHYAHDVLHYKDDRPYDVLDFSVNRAWKYQRENDSNAPTVVADLKSAIVKNPSLHVLSANGYYDLATGFYSTEYLLGHMGLDAAQRARLHYAYYPSGHMVYLNADSLVAFKADLVRFYATAAAAR; from the coding sequence ATGCGCCCTCTGCTGCTCTCGCTCGCGCTGAGCGCGCTGGTCGCGCCGTCGGCGGCGCTCGCGCAATCGTCGCCCTCGCCGGCCCCGTTCCGCCCCGTCCCGGGAGCACGCGATGCGGTGACGCATCACGCGATCGTGCTGGGCGGGAAGCGCATCGCCTACACGGCCCGCGCCGGAACGCTCCTGCTGCGCGATGCCGAGAACGAACCGACCGCAAGCGTCTTCTACGTCGCCTACACTGCCGACCGCGCCGACGCGAAGCGGCGTCCGGTCACGTTCCTATGGAACGGCGGCCCGGGCTCGTCGTCGATCTGGCTGCACATGGGTTCGTTCGGACCGGTCCGAGTGCCGGTGCCGAAGGACGGCTCGCTCCCCGGCCCGCGTCCGCGCCTCGTCGACAACGCGTCGTCGCTGCTCGACACCAGCGACCTCGTGTTCGTCGACGCGGTGGGTACGGGCTGGAGCACGATCGTCGCGCGCGGGAAGACCGCCGACTACTACGGCATCGACGAAGACGCGAAGGCGTTCGCGCAGTTCATCGAACGCTGGGCAACCAAGAACGCGCGCTGGGAGTCGCCGAAGTTTCTGCTCGGCGAATCCTACGGGACGACGCGCGCGGCGAACGTCGTGAACCGTCTGCAGGACGACGGGATGGCGGTGAATGGCGTCGTCCTGCTCTCGAGCGCGCTCGATTACAACTTTTTGCCGATCGGCCAGGGCCCCGGGAACGACTACGTCTACGCGGGGTACCTGCCGACCGAAGCGGCCGTCGCGTGGTACCACCACCGCGCTGTTGGCGCGTCGCCGGATCTCGCCCGCTTCGTCGCGCAGGCGCGCGCGTTCGCGGCGGGCCCGTACCTGCACGCGCTCGCGCAGGGCGACCTCCTGGACGACGCGTCGCGCACCGCGATCGTGCGCCAGCTGCACGCGTTCACCGGATTGAGCGAGGCGTACGTCCGTGCCGCAGACCTGCGGATCGACCCGAACAAGTTCCGTCAGGAACTGCTACGCGACGAGGGCCGCACGATCGGACGCTACGACGGCCGTTACAGCGGGACGTCGACCGACACCAATGCCGCCTACTCCGACTACGATCCCTCCGACACGATGACGTCGGCGGCATACGTGGCGGCGTTCAACCACTACGCGCACGACGTGCTGCACTACAAGGACGACCGGCCTTACGACGTCCTCGATTTCAGCGTCAACCGGGCGTGGAAGTACCAGCGCGAGAACGACTCCAACGCACCGACCGTCGTCGCCGACCTCAAGTCGGCGATCGTCAAGAACCCCTCGCTGCACGTCCTCTCGGCGAACGGCTACTACGACCTCGCTACCGGCTTCTACAGTACCGAGTATCTGCTGGGTCACATGGGACTCGATGCAGCGCAGCGCGCGCGCCTGCACTACGCGTACTACCCCTCGGGTCACATGGTGTACTTGAACGCGGACTCCCTCGTCGCGTTCAAGGCCGACCTCGTGCGTTTTTACGCGACCGCCGCCGCGGCGCGCTGA
- the recA gene encoding recombinase RecA, with protein sequence MADEKQVALTSALAQIERQFGKGSIMKMGEIQERMAFDVISTGSIALDLALGVGGLPRGRIVEIYGPESSGKTTLALHVIAEAQKAGGTAAFVDVEHALDPTYAQGLGIDLDNLLVSQPDAGEQALEIAEMLVRSNAVDVVVVDSVAALVTKAELEGDMGDTHVGLQARLMSQALRKLTSAISRSKCVMIFINQLREKVGVMFGNPETTSGGRALKFYASVRLDVRKLEQIKVGTDVVGTRTRVKVVKNKVAPPFRQAEFDITYGKGISKMGSIIDVALERNIIGKSGSWYTYGEQRIGQGRENAKAFLEEHSDVADEIAAKIREALKSANSTNGAAKTVGAGVASDDE encoded by the coding sequence ATGGCAGACGAGAAACAGGTAGCTCTCACCAGCGCGCTCGCGCAGATCGAGCGTCAGTTCGGTAAGGGCTCGATCATGAAGATGGGCGAGATCCAGGAGCGGATGGCGTTCGACGTCATCTCCACCGGATCGATCGCCCTCGATCTGGCGCTGGGCGTCGGCGGCTTGCCGCGCGGCCGCATCGTGGAGATCTACGGCCCCGAGTCGAGCGGGAAGACGACGCTCGCGCTCCACGTCATCGCCGAAGCGCAGAAAGCCGGCGGCACCGCGGCGTTCGTCGACGTCGAGCACGCGCTCGATCCCACCTACGCCCAAGGCTTGGGGATCGATCTCGACAACCTCCTCGTCTCGCAGCCCGACGCCGGCGAACAGGCGCTCGAGATCGCGGAGATGCTGGTGCGTTCCAACGCCGTCGACGTCGTCGTCGTCGACTCGGTCGCCGCGCTCGTCACCAAAGCCGAACTCGAAGGCGACATGGGCGACACGCACGTCGGCCTGCAGGCGCGCTTGATGTCGCAGGCGCTGCGCAAGCTGACCTCGGCGATCTCGCGCTCAAAGTGCGTGATGATCTTCATCAATCAGCTGCGCGAGAAGGTCGGCGTGATGTTCGGCAATCCCGAGACGACCTCGGGCGGCCGCGCGCTGAAGTTCTACGCCTCGGTCCGGCTCGACGTCCGCAAGCTCGAGCAGATCAAGGTCGGGACCGACGTGGTCGGGACGCGCACCCGCGTCAAGGTGGTGAAGAACAAGGTCGCGCCGCCGTTCCGTCAAGCCGAGTTCGACATCACCTACGGCAAGGGGATCTCGAAGATGGGCTCGATCATCGACGTCGCGCTCGAGCGCAATATCATCGGCAAGTCGGGTTCGTGGTACACGTACGGCGAGCAGCGCATCGGCCAGGGCCGCGAGAACGCGAAGGCGTTTCTCGAGGAACACTCCGACGTCGCCGACGAGATCGCGGCGAAGATCCGCGAGGCGCTCAAGTCGGCGAATTCGACGAACGGCGCCGCCAAGACGGTCGGCGCCGGCGTCGCGAGCGACGACGAGTAG
- a CDS encoding glycoside hydrolase family 125 protein, protein MRLSIVRAVLCTLAALALLGPLPAPAIELDAISKAAAGYQTPDAKLETLYRAALLNTSKQITVADDGTAYVKTGDIPAEWLRDASAQVRPYLFFAKDDPQVRTILRGIIARMGRYLHIDPYANAFTLNYRVWEQKFELDSLAYPITLAWTYWKQTGDTSIFTGDLSLGFDSALDTMEREQDHPRNSRYTHKELPDGGKGKPVAYTGMIWSGFRPSDDACNFNYLIPSEMMAVVALGELEEIERDVYHNLIKTQRAAALRTEVQTGIQTYGVVFTPNYGYVYAYEVDGMGNSILMDDANIPSLLSAPYLGYTKSSSFIYKNTRKFLLSKDNPTYYVGKLARGIGSPHTNDGWVWPLAMLMEGFTASSDGERKDVLNELLASDPGDHLLHEAFNPDDPTKFSRVDFGWPNALFSEWVMTSFEGVPALPVGSTSDLDFRGD, encoded by the coding sequence ATGCGGTTATCGATCGTTCGCGCGGTGCTATGCACGCTCGCGGCCCTTGCGTTGCTCGGGCCGCTCCCCGCACCGGCGATCGAACTCGACGCGATCAGCAAAGCCGCCGCCGGCTATCAGACCCCCGACGCGAAGCTCGAGACGCTCTACCGCGCGGCCCTGCTCAATACGAGCAAACAGATCACGGTCGCCGACGACGGCACCGCCTACGTGAAGACCGGCGACATCCCCGCGGAATGGCTGCGCGACGCGAGCGCGCAGGTGCGCCCGTATTTGTTCTTCGCGAAAGACGACCCGCAGGTCCGCACCATTCTGCGCGGGATTATCGCGCGGATGGGGCGCTACCTGCACATCGACCCCTACGCGAACGCGTTCACGCTGAACTATCGGGTGTGGGAGCAGAAGTTCGAACTCGACTCGCTTGCGTATCCGATCACGCTGGCGTGGACCTACTGGAAACAGACCGGCGACACGTCGATCTTCACCGGCGACTTGTCGCTGGGCTTCGACAGCGCGCTCGACACGATGGAGCGCGAGCAAGATCATCCGCGCAACTCGCGCTACACGCACAAAGAACTCCCCGACGGCGGCAAGGGAAAGCCGGTCGCGTACACCGGGATGATCTGGAGCGGCTTCCGTCCCTCCGACGACGCGTGCAACTTCAACTATCTGATCCCCTCGGAGATGATGGCCGTCGTCGCGCTCGGCGAACTCGAAGAGATCGAGCGCGACGTCTACCACAACCTGATCAAAACGCAGCGTGCTGCCGCGCTGCGCACCGAAGTGCAGACCGGGATCCAGACGTACGGCGTCGTGTTCACGCCGAACTACGGCTACGTGTACGCCTACGAAGTCGACGGGATGGGGAACTCGATCCTCATGGACGACGCGAACATTCCCTCGCTGCTGTCCGCGCCGTACCTCGGCTACACCAAGTCCTCGTCGTTCATCTACAAGAACACGCGCAAGTTTCTGCTCTCGAAGGACAACCCGACCTACTACGTCGGCAAGCTCGCGCGCGGGATCGGCTCGCCGCACACCAACGACGGCTGGGTCTGGCCGTTGGCGATGCTGATGGAAGGTTTCACCGCCTCGAGCGACGGCGAGCGCAAAGACGTCCTGAACGAACTCCTCGCCTCGGATCCGGGCGACCATCTCCTGCACGAAGCGTTCAATCCCGACGATCCCACGAAGTTCTCCCGCGTCGACTTCGGCTGGCCCAACGCGCTGTTCAGCGAGTGGGTGATGACCTCGTTCGAAGGCGTCCCCGCGCTCCCGGTCGGAAGTACGAGCGACCTCGATTTCCGCGGAGACTGA
- a CDS encoding aldo/keto reductase, with amino-acid sequence MIPHREIAPGVGVSALGFGGYHLGMLDDEREAIRLLHAAIDAGITFLDNAWEYNEHRSEERMGKALADGGHRDRVFLMTKVCTHGRESAVAMQQLEESLRRLRTARLDLWQIHECVYDDDPHRHYSTGGVVEAIDRAKRDGKVRFVGFTGHKGPAIHIDMIERGYAFDTAQMPLNVLDPNYRSFEKHVLPLARERGIHVIGMKAFAEGRMLQAGGVDADDALRYAMSLPGVLTTVTGIDSQAVLDHHVRTADGFTVRRRGAAAAARPPPRTRDRRPPRALQVVDEERRRRGPSTARLPADERTGDCSRAFSAPRRRSRKNARGRP; translated from the coding sequence ATGATTCCGCACCGTGAGATCGCGCCCGGCGTCGGCGTTTCGGCGCTCGGCTTCGGCGGCTACCACCTCGGGATGCTCGACGACGAACGCGAGGCGATCCGCTTGCTGCACGCGGCGATCGACGCGGGGATCACCTTCCTCGACAACGCGTGGGAATACAACGAGCATCGCAGCGAGGAACGGATGGGAAAGGCGCTCGCCGACGGCGGCCACCGCGATCGCGTCTTCCTGATGACGAAGGTCTGCACGCACGGCCGTGAGAGCGCCGTCGCGATGCAGCAGCTCGAGGAGTCGCTGCGCCGTCTGCGCACCGCCAGGCTCGATCTATGGCAGATTCACGAGTGCGTGTACGACGACGATCCGCACCGGCACTACTCCACGGGCGGCGTGGTGGAAGCGATCGATCGCGCGAAACGCGATGGAAAGGTGCGCTTCGTCGGCTTCACCGGCCACAAGGGTCCGGCGATCCACATCGACATGATCGAACGCGGCTATGCGTTCGACACCGCGCAGATGCCGCTCAACGTCCTCGATCCGAACTACCGCAGCTTCGAGAAGCACGTCCTCCCGCTCGCGCGCGAGCGAGGGATTCATGTCATCGGGATGAAGGCGTTCGCCGAAGGTCGGATGCTGCAGGCCGGCGGCGTCGACGCCGACGACGCACTGCGCTACGCGATGTCGCTCCCCGGTGTTCTCACGACGGTCACCGGGATCGACTCGCAGGCGGTGCTCGATCACCACGTGCGCACCGCCGACGGCTTCACCGTTCGACGACGCGGCGCTGCAGCGGCTGCGCGACCGCCACCGCGAACGCGCGACCGACGGCCACCTCGAGCTCTACAAGTCGTCGATGAAGAACGACGCCGACGAGGGCCGAGCACAGCACGGCTTCCCGCCGATGAACGAACTGGCGATTGTAGCCGGGCGTTCAGCGCGCCGCGGCGGCGGTCGCGTAAAAACGCACGAGGTCGGCCTTGA
- a CDS encoding ArsR/SmtB family transcription factor: protein MEAFAALADPTRRRIVEMLAERDYAAGELARRFDMTQPAVSQHLKTLRNAGLIGMRKDAQRRIYALQPAGLAELDAWLSRYRRFWNDRLDARDGNADR, encoded by the coding sequence ATGGAGGCCTTCGCCGCGCTCGCGGACCCGACGCGCCGCCGCATCGTCGAGATGCTGGCGGAGCGCGACTACGCCGCCGGTGAACTCGCGCGCCGGTTCGACATGACGCAGCCCGCGGTCTCGCAGCATCTCAAAACGCTCCGCAACGCCGGGCTGATCGGGATGCGCAAGGATGCGCAGCGCCGGATCTACGCGCTTCAGCCGGCCGGTCTCGCCGAACTGGATGCGTGGCTCTCGCGCTATCGCCGCTTCTGGAACGATCGCCTCGACGCGCGCGACGGCAACGCCGACCGGTAA